One Paracidovorax avenae ATCC 19860 genomic region harbors:
- a CDS encoding SMP-30/gluconolactonase/LRE family protein → MHPPEMPSDNPPAVPWPAPAIGAVRCLRPMASQLGEGLLWSGREQALYWVDILARELHRCDPAGGAHRCWTFEEEISALAERAGAPGLVVTLRRGFALFDPATDTAPRYLHQPEPERAGNRFNDGKCDAQGRFWAGSMDFGCEEPTGALYRFDPDGRCTRHDDGFAVTNGPAWSHAAASGGQQAPAMFFNATAEACTYRYDFDPGTGALSNRTLWKRWADEDGLPDGMTTDALGRLWIAHWGGACVTCHDPVSAAELCRVSLPVSQVTTCAFGGPDLRTLFIISARTGLSEARLVAEPLAGSLFAVSVDGPGLPAHRFGG, encoded by the coding sequence ATGCACCCCCCCGAAATGCCTTCCGACAACCCACCGGCCGTGCCCTGGCCCGCCCCCGCGATCGGCGCGGTGCGCTGCCTGCGGCCCATGGCCTCCCAACTGGGCGAGGGCCTGCTGTGGTCCGGGCGCGAACAGGCGCTGTACTGGGTGGACATCCTCGCCCGCGAACTGCACCGCTGCGACCCCGCAGGCGGCGCGCACCGCTGCTGGACCTTCGAGGAAGAAATCTCCGCGCTGGCCGAGCGCGCCGGGGCACCCGGCCTCGTCGTCACCCTGCGCCGCGGTTTCGCGCTGTTCGACCCGGCCACCGACACCGCGCCGCGCTACCTGCACCAGCCCGAACCGGAGCGCGCCGGCAACCGCTTCAACGACGGCAAGTGCGATGCACAGGGGCGTTTCTGGGCCGGATCGATGGATTTCGGCTGCGAGGAGCCCACCGGTGCGCTCTACCGCTTCGATCCCGATGGCCGCTGCACGCGGCACGACGACGGCTTCGCGGTGACCAACGGCCCCGCCTGGTCCCATGCAGCGGCTTCCGGTGGACAGCAGGCGCCGGCCATGTTCTTCAACGCCACCGCCGAGGCCTGCACCTACCGCTACGACTTCGACCCCGGCACGGGTGCGCTGTCGAACCGGACGCTGTGGAAGCGCTGGGCCGACGAGGACGGGCTGCCCGATGGCATGACCACCGACGCGCTGGGGCGGCTGTGGATCGCGCACTGGGGCGGCGCGTGCGTGACCTGCCACGATCCCGTGAGTGCCGCCGAGCTGTGCCGCGTTTCGCTGCCGGTGAGCCAGGTCACCACCTGCGCCTTCGGCGGCCCCGACCTGCGCACGCTCTTCATCATCTCGGCCCGCACGGGCCTGTCGGAGGCCCGGCTGGTGGCCGAGCCCCTGGCCGGATCGCTCTTCGCCGTCTCCGTGGACGGCCCCGGCCTGCCGGCCCACCGCTTCGGCGGCTGA
- a CDS encoding SDR family NAD(P)-dependent oxidoreductase, producing MSQISPVSSSGTAASPSGALSVFPSLRGRVVFVTGGGSGIGAAIVTAFAEQGARVAFVDVAREASAQLASDLEAAGLPRPWWRECDVRDIDALQAAVRDAAAELGDVSVLVNNVASDDRHTLESVTPAYYDERMAINERPAFFAIQAVVPGMRRLGGGSIVNLGSTGWQGKGSGYPCYAIAKSSVNGLTRGLARTLGQDRIRINTVSPGWVMTERQIRLWLDAEGERELERNQCLPDKLQPRDIARMVLFLGSDDAAMCTAQEFKVDAGWV from the coding sequence ATGTCTCAAATTTCACCCGTTTCCTCTTCCGGCACCGCCGCCTCGCCGTCCGGAGCCCTGTCGGTGTTTCCCAGCCTGCGCGGACGCGTGGTGTTCGTGACGGGCGGCGGCAGCGGTATCGGCGCCGCCATCGTCACGGCCTTCGCCGAGCAGGGTGCGCGCGTGGCGTTCGTGGACGTGGCCCGCGAGGCCAGCGCGCAGCTGGCCAGCGACCTGGAAGCCGCAGGCCTGCCGCGCCCGTGGTGGCGCGAGTGCGACGTGCGCGACATCGATGCCCTGCAGGCCGCCGTGCGCGACGCCGCGGCCGAGCTGGGCGATGTGTCCGTGCTGGTCAACAACGTGGCCAGCGACGACCGCCACACGCTGGAGTCCGTCACGCCCGCGTACTACGACGAGCGCATGGCGATCAACGAGCGCCCGGCCTTCTTCGCGATCCAGGCGGTGGTGCCGGGCATGCGCCGGCTCGGCGGCGGCTCCATCGTCAACCTCGGCTCCACCGGCTGGCAGGGCAAGGGGTCGGGCTACCCCTGCTATGCGATCGCCAAGTCGTCGGTGAACGGGCTCACCCGGGGCCTGGCGCGCACGCTCGGCCAGGACCGCATCCGCATCAACACCGTCTCCCCCGGCTGGGTGATGACCGAGCGGCAGATCCGGCTGTGGCTCGACGCCGAGGGCGAGCGGGAGCTCGAGCGCAACCAGTGCCTGCCCGACAAGCTGCAGCCGCGCGACATCGCGCGCATGGTGCTGTTCCTGGGCTCCGACGACGCCGCGATGTGCACGGCGCAGGAGTTCAAGGTGGACGCCGGCTGGGTCTGA